From a region of the Phycisphaerales bacterium AB-hyl4 genome:
- the fliN gene encoding flagellar motor switch protein FliN, with product MADQPQGKDTPDQPDTSQPAQSVQPGADANANDDASVDEALEAASASLDELKQTVEASAGAQDPADEAAEAGDEPSGTSLDLLGDVDLDVMIELGRTEMLVEDVLKLQAGSVVELDKLAGDPVDVYVNGRLVARGEVLVLNDNFCIRISEVLADLEQEAEAAVEAQQAGATSDAS from the coding sequence ATGGCCGATCAACCCCAGGGCAAGGACACGCCCGACCAGCCCGACACGTCACAACCGGCACAGTCGGTACAGCCGGGCGCCGATGCCAACGCGAACGACGACGCATCGGTCGACGAAGCGCTCGAAGCGGCCAGCGCTTCGCTGGATGAGCTGAAGCAGACGGTTGAGGCGTCTGCGGGCGCGCAGGACCCTGCAGATGAAGCTGCCGAGGCGGGCGATGAGCCTTCGGGCACGAGCCTCGACCTGCTTGGCGACGTCGATCTGGATGTGATGATCGAGCTTGGCCGAACGGAGATGCTCGTTGAAGACGTGCTGAAGTTGCAGGCCGGCAGCGTGGTGGAACTGGACAAGCTCGCGGGCGATCCGGTGGACGTATACGTCAACGGCCGACTGGTCGCGCGTGGCGAGGTACTGGTGCTCAACGACAATTTTTGTATTCGCATCAGCGAAGTGCTCGCCGACCTTGAGCAGGAAGCCGAGGCCGCGGTCGAAGCGCAGCAGGCCGGTGCTACGTCGGACGCGAGTTAG
- a CDS encoding flagellar FlbD family protein, with amino-acid sequence MITVTRFNGKRLVVNAELIRTIEANPDTTITLINGDHILVRESMDEVVNLAIEYGRTLRKLLPPD; translated from the coding sequence ATGATCACCGTGACCCGATTCAATGGCAAGCGACTCGTCGTCAACGCGGAGTTGATCCGCACCATTGAGGCCAACCCGGACACGACGATCACGCTGATCAACGGCGATCACATTCTCGTTCGCGAGTCGATGGACGAGGTGGTGAACCTCGCGATCGAGTACGGCCGAACGCTGCGAAAACTGTTGCCGCCGGATTGA
- the flhB gene encoding flagellar biosynthesis protein FlhB: protein MAENNTAAEKTEPPTPRKREEARREGNVPKSTDLNAACALLAATVLIYLLGQRVFGGLKVSLEVLLSGSHASNPTRPEDLGALGSFVLHILASAVLPLMIAIGAIVLMVAVGQVGFLVTVKPITPKLSKLSPMRGIKNLTNARAAMRFVMSLGKLIAIAAVAMFLIYNDLPKILILPELSAGQAFAAATQMTFLLSIKLAVLLIILAILDFSFQRFQHERELRMSKQEVKEEMKRMEGDPLMKQRRSRVARQLAMQRTAQQVPQADVIVTNPTHLAIALKYDAESMRAPKVVAKGADFLAMRIRQIGSLHGIPIIERKPLARALYSSVDVGQEVPPEHYTAVAEIMAYVYRLSGRKSA from the coding sequence ATGGCTGAAAACAACACCGCTGCTGAAAAAACCGAGCCACCTACGCCGCGCAAGCGGGAGGAGGCCCGCCGCGAAGGGAACGTGCCCAAGAGCACGGACCTCAACGCGGCCTGCGCGCTGCTTGCAGCCACGGTGCTCATTTATTTGCTCGGCCAGCGCGTGTTCGGCGGACTCAAAGTCTCACTCGAAGTGCTCCTCTCCGGCTCACACGCGAGCAATCCCACTCGGCCGGAGGACCTGGGCGCACTGGGCTCGTTCGTATTGCACATTCTCGCGTCGGCGGTGTTGCCGTTGATGATCGCCATCGGCGCGATCGTGTTGATGGTGGCGGTCGGTCAGGTAGGTTTTCTCGTGACGGTCAAGCCGATCACGCCGAAGCTCAGCAAGCTTTCGCCGATGCGGGGGATCAAGAATCTGACAAACGCCCGCGCCGCGATGCGCTTTGTGATGAGCCTGGGCAAGCTGATCGCCATTGCCGCGGTCGCGATGTTTCTGATCTACAACGACCTGCCGAAGATCCTCATCCTGCCCGAACTGTCAGCCGGCCAGGCCTTCGCTGCGGCCACGCAGATGACGTTTCTGCTGTCGATCAAGCTGGCGGTGCTGCTGATCATCCTTGCGATTCTCGACTTCTCGTTTCAACGCTTTCAGCACGAGCGCGAACTGCGTATGAGCAAGCAGGAAGTCAAAGAAGAGATGAAGCGTATGGAAGGCGACCCGCTCATGAAGCAGCGTCGCTCGCGCGTCGCCCGCCAGCTTGCCATGCAGCGCACCGCGCAGCAAGTGCCCCAGGCCGACGTGATCGTGACCAACCCGACGCATTTGGCGATCGCCTTGAAATATGACGCCGAGAGCATGCGTGCGCCGAAAGTCGTCGCAAAGGGGGCTGATTTCCTTGCGATGCGTATTCGTCAGATCGGCTCGCTGCATGGCATTCCGATCATCGAACGCAAGCCGCTCGCGCGAGCGCTGTACAGCAGCGTCGACGTGGGGCAGGAAGTCCCGCCAGAGCACTACACCGCCGTGGCGGAAATCATGGCTTACGTCTATCGACTGAGCGGGCGCAAGAGCGCGTGA
- a CDS encoding FliO/MopB family protein, giving the protein MEGRTVHAWNYSLALAVALLISSAAVLADAPARPASANDGAAMSVDADTQADTNTRDDNADNAAPARRDLSDLARSLAERRNTASTDDRDADDRAAPARQSILAPTDNDESSDTADAAAASREDESLGTPSTRTSEGGSSGVFSGTGSATLNTLTALGIVIGLILFLRWAWTKLSGQPTVRPSPVIEVLARTPVAPRNHILIVRIGNRVLIVGDSANGLRTLANVDDPEEIADLLTAVTASRETSVTKGFSQLLGRFHGDYDAPTADADGVGSPTDFRFDDEGGDRSEHLVDRARDSVSSLMSRLRVMSGKGGDS; this is encoded by the coding sequence ATGGAGGGCCGAACGGTGCACGCGTGGAACTACAGCCTCGCTTTGGCCGTCGCGCTGTTGATCAGCAGCGCGGCCGTGTTGGCCGATGCGCCGGCCCGGCCCGCCTCGGCCAACGATGGCGCGGCCATGTCCGTCGACGCCGACACGCAAGCCGACACCAACACACGCGATGACAACGCCGACAACGCGGCCCCTGCCCGCCGCGACCTTTCCGATCTGGCGCGATCCCTCGCCGAGCGACGTAACACTGCCTCAACCGATGATCGCGACGCCGACGACCGCGCCGCCCCCGCCCGGCAGTCGATTCTTGCGCCGACGGACAATGACGAATCGTCCGACACTGCCGACGCCGCCGCAGCCTCGCGCGAGGACGAAAGCCTCGGCACGCCGAGCACGCGCACCAGCGAAGGCGGTTCGAGCGGCGTCTTCAGCGGTACGGGGTCGGCAACGCTCAACACGCTCACCGCGCTGGGCATTGTCATCGGCCTGATCCTCTTCCTCCGCTGGGCGTGGACCAAGCTCTCCGGCCAACCCACCGTCCGACCCAGCCCCGTCATCGAAGTGCTCGCACGCACGCCCGTCGCACCACGCAACCACATCCTCATTGTCCGTATCGGCAACCGCGTGCTCATCGTCGGCGACTCCGCCAACGGCCTGCGAACCCTCGCCAACGTTGACGACCCCGAAGAGATCGCCGACCTGCTCACGGCCGTCACCGCCTCGCGGGAAACCTCTGTCACCAAAGGCTTCAGCCAACTGCTCGGCCGATTCCACGGCGACTACGACGCCCCCACAGCCGATGCCGACGGCGTCGGCTCGCCCACCGACTTCCGCTTCGACGACGAAGGCGGCGACCGCAGCGAACACCTCGTCGACCGCGCCCGCGACTCGGTCAGCAGCCTCATGTCCCGCCTGCGCGTCATGTCGGGGAAAGGGGGCGACTCGTGA
- a CDS encoding flagellar motor protein MotB, which yields MAKRKKKQEEGAPLWVLTYGDMMSLLLVFFIMLVALSEIPEQDRFKSIMEEIKQAFGMHGGGGKLPTDEDPELSLIQILEQVQLQQQREPERSNVDDPGIDGRDTQVTQVREGLRFLVGGHVTFEPGSADLTDMARRQLRQVADLTRGYENIIELRGHAAASERELVGRPGDTFGDLWLLSYARAHAVMQYLTSDEVGIRWDRIRLIGNADREPLVQRRYAGHQTQPNRRVEVLVTESLVAEFTEPSSAN from the coding sequence ATGGCCAAGCGCAAGAAAAAACAGGAAGAAGGCGCGCCGCTGTGGGTTTTGACCTACGGCGACATGATGTCCCTGTTGCTGGTCTTCTTCATCATGCTGGTCGCCCTGTCGGAAATCCCCGAGCAGGATCGCTTCAAATCCATCATGGAAGAGATCAAGCAGGCGTTCGGCATGCACGGCGGCGGCGGTAAACTGCCCACCGACGAAGACCCCGAACTCTCGCTGATACAGATACTTGAGCAGGTTCAGCTACAGCAGCAACGCGAGCCCGAACGCTCCAACGTCGACGACCCGGGCATCGACGGCCGGGACACCCAGGTGACGCAGGTCCGAGAAGGTCTGCGATTTCTTGTCGGCGGACATGTCACGTTCGAGCCCGGATCGGCCGATCTAACAGATATGGCCCGGCGTCAACTGCGCCAGGTCGCCGACCTGACGCGCGGCTACGAGAACATCATCGAGCTGCGCGGACACGCCGCCGCCAGCGAGCGAGAGCTCGTCGGCAGACCGGGTGACACGTTCGGCGACCTCTGGCTGCTCAGTTACGCGCGGGCCCACGCGGTGATGCAGTATCTCACCAGCGACGAGGTCGGCATCCGGTGGGACCGCATCCGCCTGATCGGGAACGCCGACCGCGAGCCGCTGGTTCAGCGCCGCTACGCAGGGCATCAGACCCAGCCCAACCGCCGGGTCGAAGTGCTTGTCACTGAATCACTTGTCGCCGAGTTCACGGAACCGAGCTCGGCCAACTAG
- the flhA gene encoding flagellar biosynthesis protein FlhA, translating to MAKQPANPMNIAGAAAFVQRHQSLIVPVLFIAMLAVIVVPLPTIALDLLITANLALAALILMTTLFVRSPLDFSGFPSLLLGTAMFRLVLNIASTRLILSMAADTPEEATAVAGRVIQAFAEFVTGGGVGAGPTAVVVGVILFVILIIVQFVVITKGATRISEVAARFQLDGMPGKQMAIDADLNAGLIDEKQAKSRRKQITDESDFYGRMDGAAKFVRGDAIAGIIITVINIVAGFTIGIAIKGWSFGDSLQIFTLLTIGDGLVSQLPALVISLSAGLIVTRSSSDQDMGTELTQQLTSRHAALGITAGFLVLMAFTGMPMLPMLLAAGSVGGLGFMLHRAGQRQQVADTEAEHAKTQRPEKPPVEQSLHVDTLELEVGYGLVRLVDASQGGDLLERIDMIRRQLAGELGFVMPPVRIRDNMQLTPSDYHIKLRGNSIANGQVYPGQFLAMDSGLASEPLPGTRTREPAFGLDATWIESGQKQRAEALNYTVVDATSVLATHLTETVKGHAHELLSREETNNLITQLREKAPKLVDEVLGPAAAGANDATPTVKSAELQKVLQNLLRERVPVRDLETILETLGDWAPRTKDLEVLTEYVRNALRRTICNQYVVTESNHDAQTGLDDGVPVTKLYCVSLDPALEDRINGYIERSTEGTSMTMPPAVANRITTAMIQELQRLLQGGHNPVVLASPQVRASVRRLIEPHLPNAAVLGYNEVSKGVEVESLGLVQVSNERREEMAGSV from the coding sequence ATGGCCAAGCAACCCGCCAACCCGATGAACATTGCCGGCGCTGCCGCGTTCGTGCAGCGGCATCAGTCGCTGATCGTGCCGGTGCTGTTCATTGCGATGCTGGCGGTCATTGTCGTGCCCTTGCCGACGATCGCGCTGGACCTGTTGATCACCGCCAACCTCGCGCTGGCGGCGTTGATTCTCATGACCACGCTGTTCGTCCGCAGCCCGCTCGATTTTTCCGGCTTCCCGTCGCTGCTGCTGGGCACAGCCATGTTTCGGCTTGTCTTGAACATCGCCAGCACGCGTTTGATTCTGTCGATGGCGGCCGACACGCCGGAGGAAGCGACCGCGGTGGCCGGCCGGGTCATTCAAGCGTTCGCTGAGTTCGTCACGGGCGGCGGCGTCGGGGCGGGGCCGACGGCGGTGGTGGTCGGCGTGATTCTCTTCGTGATTCTCATCATCGTGCAATTCGTGGTCATCACCAAAGGTGCGACACGCATCAGTGAAGTGGCCGCCCGCTTCCAGCTCGACGGCATGCCGGGCAAGCAGATGGCCATCGACGCGGACCTCAACGCCGGCCTGATCGATGAGAAGCAGGCCAAGTCCCGCCGAAAGCAGATCACCGACGAGTCCGACTTTTATGGCCGAATGGACGGTGCCGCCAAGTTCGTTCGCGGCGACGCGATCGCGGGCATCATCATCACCGTCATCAACATCGTCGCCGGCTTCACCATCGGCATCGCCATCAAGGGCTGGAGCTTTGGCGATTCGCTTCAGATCTTTACGTTGCTGACCATCGGCGACGGCCTGGTCTCGCAGCTGCCCGCGTTGGTGATCTCACTGTCCGCGGGCCTGATCGTAACGCGGTCCAGCAGCGATCAGGACATGGGCACGGAGCTGACGCAGCAGCTCACCAGCCGACACGCGGCGCTGGGCATCACCGCTGGTTTCCTCGTACTGATGGCGTTCACGGGCATGCCGATGCTGCCGATGTTGCTCGCGGCGGGCAGCGTGGGTGGGCTCGGGTTCATGCTGCATCGGGCAGGCCAGCGACAGCAGGTCGCTGACACCGAGGCCGAGCACGCCAAGACTCAGCGTCCGGAAAAGCCGCCGGTCGAGCAGTCGCTGCACGTCGACACGTTGGAGCTGGAAGTTGGCTACGGGCTGGTCCGTCTCGTGGACGCGTCGCAAGGCGGCGATTTGCTTGAGCGCATCGACATGATCCGCCGACAGCTTGCCGGCGAGCTGGGCTTCGTCATGCCGCCGGTGCGTATTCGCGACAACATGCAGCTTACGCCGAGCGACTATCACATCAAACTGCGGGGCAACTCGATCGCCAACGGGCAGGTGTACCCCGGCCAGTTCCTCGCGATGGACAGCGGCCTGGCGAGTGAGCCGCTGCCGGGCACGCGAACGCGTGAGCCGGCGTTCGGCCTGGATGCGACGTGGATCGAGTCCGGCCAGAAGCAGCGGGCCGAGGCGCTCAACTACACGGTCGTCGACGCGACCAGCGTGCTGGCAACCCATCTGACCGAAACCGTCAAGGGCCATGCCCACGAACTGCTCTCGCGCGAAGAGACGAACAACCTTATCACGCAGTTGCGCGAGAAAGCGCCGAAGCTGGTGGACGAAGTGCTCGGCCCGGCCGCCGCGGGCGCGAACGACGCGACGCCGACCGTCAAGTCCGCCGAGTTGCAGAAAGTGCTCCAGAACCTGCTTCGCGAGCGCGTGCCGGTTCGCGATCTGGAGACGATTCTCGAAACGCTTGGCGATTGGGCACCGCGAACCAAAGACCTCGAAGTGCTTACCGAGTATGTGCGCAACGCCTTACGTCGGACGATCTGCAACCAGTATGTCGTCACGGAAAGCAATCACGATGCACAGACCGGCCTGGACGATGGCGTGCCGGTGACGAAGCTGTATTGTGTGAGCCTCGACCCGGCGTTGGAAGATCGGATCAACGGCTACATCGAGCGATCGACCGAAGGCACGAGCATGACGATGCCGCCGGCGGTGGCGAACCGCATCACCACGGCGATGATTCAGGAGTTGCAGCGCTTGTTGCAGGGGGGGCACAACCCGGTCGTGCTCGCGTCGCCGCAGGTTCGCGCGTCCGTGCGGCGGCTGATCGAGCCTCATCTGCCCAACGCAGCGGTGCTGGGCTACAACGAAGTGAGCAAGGGTGTGGAGGTGGAATCGTTGGGTCTTGTGCAGGTGAGTAATGAACGGCGTGAAGAGATGGCCGGAAGCGTGTAA
- a CDS encoding motility protein A has translation MDLGILFGFIGTWVLIAWAILVGGDVRPFINPQSMILVIGASCTVIFFAIPARNIKGLVGVLKKAFFHSSKPIEQLIDDLVSYAEVARRDGILSLENTTKDIDDPFIVRGIQMAVDGTDPELIEQIMEAELENLIERHDVGRGMLDALGKYAPAFGMIGTLIGLVIMLANLDDPSAIGPGMAVAILTTLYGAVIANAIALPLSDRLSRRSSEEVLYKTIIIKGVMAIQSGDNPRIVEQKLRTFLPPSARSETDEEERDAA, from the coding sequence ATGGATCTCGGGATCCTCTTTGGTTTCATCGGGACATGGGTGTTGATCGCCTGGGCCATTCTGGTCGGCGGCGATGTCCGTCCGTTCATCAATCCTCAGAGTATGATCCTGGTCATTGGTGCTTCGTGCACCGTCATCTTCTTCGCCATCCCCGCCCGCAACATCAAGGGGCTGGTCGGCGTGCTGAAAAAGGCGTTCTTTCACAGCTCGAAGCCCATCGAGCAGCTTATCGACGATCTGGTTTCCTACGCCGAGGTCGCCCGCCGGGATGGCATTCTCTCGCTGGAGAACACGACCAAGGATATTGATGATCCGTTTATTGTTCGCGGCATTCAGATGGCGGTCGACGGCACGGACCCGGAACTGATCGAGCAGATCATGGAAGCCGAGCTTGAGAACCTCATTGAACGCCACGACGTCGGCCGGGGCATGCTCGACGCGCTGGGCAAGTATGCCCCGGCATTCGGCATGATCGGAACGCTGATCGGCCTGGTGATCATGCTCGCCAACCTCGACGACCCCTCGGCCATCGGCCCGGGCATGGCGGTCGCCATTCTCACCACGCTGTACGGTGCGGTGATCGCCAACGCGATCGCGTTGCCGCTGAGCGACCGCCTTTCCCGCCGATCCAGCGAAGAGGTGCTGTACAAGACGATCATCATCAAGGGTGTGATGGCGATTCAAAGCGGTGACAACCCGCGAATCGTTGAACAGAAGCTCCGCACGTTCCTTCCGCCGTCGGCTCGAAGCGAAACCGACGAAGAAGAACGCGACGCGGCGTAG
- the flhF gene encoding flagellar biosynthesis protein FlhF — MNLRTFTARTMAEALVHVRRTMGADAVILHTRSYKRGGILGIGAKAVVEVTAADGREVGRKKRSQAVRDRQEQLAALVARRKGSDASPRVAAERLKSLSRVSERASEQRTPEPVREPEQPAMAGDLIRRTYAAARAEFEQSQTPVQPAVQASVATLTPEPTYSNDQLADEMRAIKRMVAQMMTSKKQRQVSSDRPDVPDKLFDQYLALLEQEVTEELAEEIVDQVRGQLSDDDLDDEQACRKAVMEAVAGILPTGAMSKEQSATPDDGRPRTIALVGPTGVGKTTTIAKLAATFKLKQKKKVGLITLDTYRIAAVDQLRTYAGIIGVPLRVAMSPDELEKAIDGYRDCDVVLIDTAGRSQRDDPRLGELQSFIAAAKPHEVHLVLSSTCTQKVLEDTIERFARIHTDRIIFTKLDEAVTFGVVLNVMRKVRKRLSYITTGQEVPHQIEPGRPDRLAALVLGEGVVQES; from the coding sequence TTGAACCTTAGAACATTCACCGCCAGGACAATGGCCGAGGCACTTGTGCATGTGCGTCGCACGATGGGCGCGGACGCGGTCATTCTGCACACGCGCAGCTACAAGCGCGGCGGCATCCTGGGCATTGGTGCGAAGGCGGTGGTGGAAGTCACCGCTGCGGACGGCCGCGAGGTCGGTCGCAAGAAACGCTCACAAGCGGTGCGCGATCGCCAGGAGCAATTGGCGGCCCTGGTGGCGCGGCGGAAAGGGTCGGATGCAAGCCCACGCGTGGCCGCTGAGCGGCTTAAGTCGCTCAGCCGAGTGTCGGAGCGTGCGTCGGAGCAACGCACGCCAGAGCCGGTGCGCGAGCCCGAGCAGCCGGCGATGGCGGGGGACCTGATTCGGCGGACGTATGCCGCGGCGCGGGCGGAGTTTGAACAATCGCAGACACCCGTGCAGCCGGCGGTGCAGGCGAGCGTAGCGACGCTCACGCCCGAGCCGACGTACAGCAACGACCAGCTTGCCGACGAGATGCGGGCGATCAAGCGCATGGTCGCGCAGATGATGACCAGCAAGAAGCAGCGGCAGGTCAGCAGCGATCGGCCGGACGTGCCGGACAAGCTGTTCGACCAGTATCTCGCGCTGCTTGAGCAGGAAGTGACGGAGGAACTGGCGGAGGAAATCGTCGATCAGGTGCGCGGGCAGTTGAGTGACGATGACCTCGATGACGAGCAGGCCTGCCGTAAGGCGGTGATGGAAGCGGTCGCGGGCATCCTGCCCACCGGCGCGATGTCGAAAGAGCAGTCGGCGACGCCCGACGACGGCCGACCGCGCACGATCGCGCTCGTCGGGCCAACCGGTGTGGGCAAGACAACGACGATCGCCAAGCTCGCAGCGACGTTCAAGCTCAAGCAGAAGAAAAAGGTGGGGCTGATCACGCTGGACACGTACCGCATCGCGGCGGTGGACCAGCTGCGCACGTATGCGGGCATCATCGGCGTGCCGCTGCGTGTGGCGATGAGCCCGGACGAACTGGAGAAGGCGATCGACGGCTATCGCGACTGCGACGTCGTGCTCATCGACACGGCCGGCCGATCGCAGCGCGACGACCCTCGCCTGGGCGAGTTGCAGTCGTTTATCGCGGCGGCGAAGCCGCATGAGGTGCATCTCGTGCTGTCGTCGACGTGTACGCAGAAGGTGCTCGAAGACACGATCGAACGGTTTGCCAGGATTCACACGGACCGCATCATTTTCACCAAGCTCGACGAAGCGGTGACGTTCGGCGTGGTGCTGAACGTGATGCGTAAGGTTCGCAAGCGGTTGAGTTACATCACCACAGGTCAGGAAGTGCCGCACCAGATTGAGCCCGGCCGACCCGATCGGCTGGCGGCGCTGGTGCTCGGGGAAGGGGTCGTTCAAGAATCATGA
- the fliP gene encoding flagellar type III secretion system pore protein FliP (The bacterial flagellar biogenesis protein FliP forms a type III secretion system (T3SS)-type pore required for flagellar assembly.), producing the protein MKPFRLSSFEFRVGFMLVMLLCMLALPTVAIAQDGGDGNLDPFNPLSILENASRALPIDGGEAGADGEGGTTLSATLSIMLLLSVLSLAPAILVMCTSFTRIVVVLALLRQAIGTQALPPSQVIVGLSLFMTFLVMAPTFERINTNALQPLQNNEIGEMEAWEAAKQPVRDFMFDQIEYAGNWDNLYMILNYRGIDTSEPENLRRADVDMLSLIPAFVLSELKVAFLIGFRLYLPFLIIDMVVASVLISMGMLMLPPILISLPFKLLLFVLVDGWMLVAGNLLNSFAVPGVT; encoded by the coding sequence GTGAAACCGTTTCGCCTTTCGAGCTTCGAGTTTCGCGTCGGCTTTATGCTGGTGATGCTGCTTTGCATGTTGGCCTTGCCAACCGTGGCGATCGCGCAAGACGGGGGCGATGGCAATCTCGATCCGTTCAACCCGCTGTCCATCCTCGAAAACGCATCGCGGGCGCTGCCCATCGACGGCGGCGAAGCTGGTGCCGACGGCGAAGGCGGCACGACCCTCTCCGCCACGCTCTCGATCATGCTGCTGCTGTCGGTGCTCTCGCTTGCGCCGGCCATCCTCGTGATGTGCACCAGCTTCACGCGCATCGTCGTCGTGCTCGCCCTGCTCCGCCAGGCCATCGGCACGCAGGCGCTGCCGCCGTCGCAGGTGATCGTCGGCCTGTCGCTGTTCATGACCTTCCTCGTCATGGCGCCGACGTTCGAACGCATCAACACCAACGCGCTTCAGCCGTTGCAGAACAACGAGATCGGCGAGATGGAAGCGTGGGAGGCCGCCAAGCAGCCGGTGCGCGATTTCATGTTCGACCAGATCGAATATGCGGGCAACTGGGACAATCTTTACATGATCCTCAACTACCGGGGCATCGACACCTCCGAGCCGGAGAACCTGCGGCGGGCGGATGTGGACATGCTCTCGCTGATCCCCGCATTCGTGCTCAGCGAGTTGAAGGTCGCGTTCCTCATCGGCTTTCGTCTTTACCTGCCGTTTCTGATTATCGACATGGTGGTCGCGAGCGTGCTGATTTCGATGGGCATGCTGATGCTGCCGCCGATTCTCATCAGCCTGCCGTTCAAGCTGCTGCTGTTTGTGCTCGTGGACGGGTGGATGCTCGTCGCGGGCAACCTGCTCAACAGTTTCGCGGTGCCGGGGGTGACGTAG
- a CDS encoding flagellar biosynthetic protein FliR, producing the protein MRPLLDHLPAWLLVLFRLTGIFLLAPVLGSPAILRQVKVFLVLGLSLCVYPMLLDPSRPSAALISPLIGTEPALLGLVAAIGLELAIGLAIGYCASLPLIAMQIGGQLIDQQVFPGSAGVFNPDLNEQSTIMGEMLFLTALAVFVILGGIQAMLAALIGSFDHIPPGGFTDFDSLLQLIIGMLASAFEIGLRIAAPLLVLIFLETLAMGFIARTVPGINILSIGFAIRTIAGGTVLVMGVGIMIGIYVDGLQDMMRRLLGVFAW; encoded by the coding sequence TTGCGACCTCTGCTCGATCATCTGCCTGCGTGGTTGCTGGTGCTGTTTCGGCTCACCGGCATCTTTCTGCTTGCGCCGGTGCTCGGCAGCCCCGCGATTCTGCGGCAGGTCAAGGTCTTCCTTGTGCTCGGCCTGTCACTATGCGTCTACCCGATGCTGCTCGATCCCAGCCGACCGTCGGCGGCGTTGATCTCACCGTTGATCGGAACGGAGCCGGCGTTGCTCGGCCTCGTGGCGGCGATCGGACTGGAACTGGCCATCGGCCTGGCGATCGGCTACTGCGCGAGCCTGCCGTTGATCGCCATGCAGATCGGCGGACAGCTCATCGATCAGCAGGTCTTCCCCGGCTCGGCGGGCGTGTTCAACCCCGACCTCAACGAACAATCCACCATCATGGGCGAAATGCTGTTCCTCACAGCCCTGGCGGTGTTCGTCATCCTCGGCGGCATTCAGGCCATGCTCGCAGCGCTCATCGGCAGCTTCGACCACATCCCGCCCGGCGGCTTCACCGACTTCGACTCACTGCTCCAACTGATCATCGGCATGCTCGCCTCGGCGTTCGAAATCGGCCTGCGCATCGCAGCGCCGCTGCTCGTGCTGATCTTCCTCGAAACGCTGGCCATGGGCTTTATCGCCCGCACCGTGCCGGGCATCAACATCCTGAGCATCGGCTTTGCCATCCGCACCATCGCCGGCGGCACGGTGCTGGTCATGGGCGTCGGCATCATGATCGGCATCTATGTCGACGGCTTGCAGGACATGATGCGACGACTGCTCGGCGTCTTCGCCTGGTGA
- the fliQ gene encoding flagellar biosynthesis protein FliQ, producing the protein MNVDQASDMLREALGLMLMLSFPILAAALMIGLTVSIAQAVTQVQEQTLSFVPKIVGMVIVAILMMPWMMLQILNFAERMFAGY; encoded by the coding sequence ATGAACGTGGACCAGGCCAGTGACATGTTGCGCGAAGCGTTGGGGCTGATGCTGATGCTCAGCTTTCCGATCCTCGCGGCGGCGCTGATGATCGGCCTGACGGTCAGCATCGCGCAAGCGGTCACGCAGGTGCAGGAACAGACGCTCAGCTTCGTGCCCAAAATCGTGGGCATGGTCATCGTCGCGATCCTGATGATGCCCTGGATGATGCTGCAGATACTCAACTTCGCGGAACGGATGTTCGCGGGGTATTGA